The Christiangramia salexigens genome includes the window ATTTATGATTTGGAATGATCATAACTTTATCATCCCGCGTCAGGGCCCTGGTAGTTCTTAATTTGATCTCAAAAACCCGGGCAACACGATTATCCATTTCAATAATATCCCCAACAAGCAAAGATTTATCAAGAATAATAAATATCCCCCCAATGACGTCCTGAAAGAGTTCCTGAAGTGCGAGACCAAGACCAACAAATAATGCAGCAGAGGCTGTAATAAGAATAGTAATATCTACCCCGGCCGAACTAAGGGTTATTAGGATTACCGACAAATAAACAAAATACTTGATGAATTTAAAGACACTGATGAATTTCATCTTGTCCTCTTCCACCAGTTTAGATGTAATAAATGATCTTATGATCCTTAAAAGGATAGTGGAAACCAGAAAAGCAAGTATCACCAATACAATTAAGCCTACGGTAATTTTAACTTCCTCATCACTTATTGTATAACTAAATCCTGCATTCCAGATCTCCTTTATCAGGCCCCAGATATCCTGTTCTATAACCTCGGTAACTTTTTCTTTAGTTGTTTGGTCCTGCATCATTAGTATTTAAGCCATTTATACAGTTCTTTATAACTCGGTTTCTTTCCATACATGAGAATTCCCACCCTGTAAATTTTTGCTGAAAGCCATAGTACCGCAAAGTTAGTAGCGATCAAAACACAAATGGAAACCGCGATCTCCCACCATGGCACTCCAAAAGGAATTCTCATTAACATCACAATCGGTGAGGTTAATGGAATGATGGAAAAGATAGTAGAAACCGTACCATGCGGATTTTCTACTACCGAGAAGAATCCAACATAGATACCTAAAATAAGCGGTAAGATCACAGGAAACATGAATTGCTGCGTGTCGGTTTCGCTATCTACCGCAGCACCGATGGCCGCATAGATCGCGCTATAAAGGAAATATCCTCCCATAAAATACACCAGGAAGAATCCTATCAAACTGGCGTAGGGTAATTTTAAAATATCTATTACAAGTTGATTGATCTCAGGTTGTGCAGCTTCACTCACTACCTGCGTGGCAGGAGTCTGAACAGAACCGGGATCTATCCCCAGAAAAGATGATATCCCAAATAAGAGCACTGTTCCCAGGATCACCCAGATACTGAATTGGGTAAGTCCTGCCAGGGAAGTTCCTAAAACCTTGCCCAGTAATAATTTGAATGGCTTTACAGAGGAGACGATTATTTCAATAATGCGATTGGTCTTTTCTTCTATCACACTCCGCATTACCATGTTCCCATAAATAATAATAAACATCATTAAAAGATAACCGGCGGCCCCGCCAAAGAACATCTTTATATAATTAGACATTTTTGAACTTCTTTCTCCAGAGAAATTCTGAATTTCCACATTTACTGAAGCTCTGGCTTTATCAATTTCAGACACGTCTATCCCCTTAGCAATAAGTTGCTCTCTGGTT containing:
- a CDS encoding mechanosensitive ion channel family protein encodes the protein MQDQTTKEKVTEVIEQDIWGLIKEIWNAGFSYTISDEEVKITVGLIVLVILAFLVSTILLRIIRSFITSKLVEEDKMKFISVFKFIKYFVYLSVILITLSSAGVDITILITASAALFVGLGLALQELFQDVIGGIFIILDKSLLVGDIIEMDNRVARVFEIKLRTTRALTRDDKVMIIPNHKFISDTVYNYTQNHKTTREVVKVGVAYGSDVERVREILLECAREQKGILKKPEPFVLFEDFGDSALLFGLHFYVSDSFVDPKVKSELRFKINNKFKLNNITIPFPQRDVHMFYPAGNKSDALNEE
- a CDS encoding ABC transporter permease produces the protein MRNLGLIINREYMARVKNRTFIVMTFLSPLIFVGMILLIAYLSMLNSTDQKIIGIHDESGKFVMEFKDGEQVQFLDYSARSLDMARQEVLDNEYYGLIHISEIDAVTGKPKQIEFFGKETPGFGTVENIEKTISDKLTREQLIAKGIDVSEIDKARASVNVEIQNFSGERSSKMSNYIKMFFGGAAGYLLMMFIIIYGNMVMRSVIEEKTNRIIEIIVSSVKPFKLLLGKVLGTSLAGLTQFSIWVILGTVLLFGISSFLGIDPGSVQTPATQVVSEAAQPEINQLVIDILKLPYASLIGFFLVYFMGGYFLYSAIYAAIGAAVDSETDTQQFMFPVILPLILGIYVGFFSVVENPHGTVSTIFSIIPLTSPIVMLMRIPFGVPWWEIAVSICVLIATNFAVLWLSAKIYRVGILMYGKKPSYKELYKWLKY